In the Plasmodium yoelii strain 17X genome assembly, chromosome: 3 genome, one interval contains:
- a CDS encoding erythrocyte membrane associated protein 2, putative: MNYKLIQIISPLLLMCLCEAYNNEKNNNNGTRITKSNRLLSEVENNEMEEEEEFYEENVSQYNQESIFEDQQNNEDKQDNEDKQDNEDQEDNEDEQDNEDKQDNEDKQDNEDKQDNEDQEDNEDEQDNEDKQDNEDQEDNEDKQDNEDKQDNEDQEDNEDKQDNEDKQDNEDKQDNEDKKDNEDKKDNEDQEDSDDEPNYEPVMELYVPKDPPFVNEQLNTPETDIIPKPHVRIGIPPPPEHTSIIERSLRGSTPPPPADVTHKTSVIPNVLSKKRSKRRDLLCDNYEEINDEMEEWNKYLHIVYEVDSDDPELDNYLKKKIYNKKNKYTLILS, translated from the exons atgaattacaaattaatacaaattattTCGCCCCTTCTTTTAATGTGCTTATGTGAAGCATACAATAACGAG aaaaataataacaatggaACTAGAATTACCAAGTCAAATCGATTGTTATCTGAGGTAGAAAACAATGAAAtggaagaagaagaagaattCTATGAAGAAAATGTATCACAATATAACCAAGAATCAATTTTTGAAGATCaacaaaataatgaagataaaCAAGATAATGAAGATAAACAAGATAATGAAGATCAAGAAGATAATGAAGATGAACAAGATAATGAAGATAAACAAGATAATGAAGATAAACAAGATAATGAAGATAAACAAGATAATGAAGATCAAGAAGATAATGAAGATGAACAAGATAATGAAGATAAGCAAGATAATGAAGATCAAGAAGATAATGAAGATAAACAAGATAATGAAGATAAACAAGATAATGAAGATCAAGAAGATAATGAAGATAAACAAGATAATGAAGATAAACAAGATAATGAAGATAAACAAGATAATGaagataaaaaagataatgaagataaaaaagataatgaAGATCAAGAAGATAGTGATGATGAACCAAATTATGAGCCAGTAATGGAATTGTATGTCCCAAAAGACCCACCATTTGTAAACGAACAACTAAACACTCCAGAAACAGATATCATTCCAAAACCACATGTAAGAATAGGGATACCACCACCACCAGAACACACAAGCATTATAGAAAGGTCACTTAGAGGATCTACTCCTCCACCACCAGCAGATGTGACCCACAAAACCTCAGTAATCCCAAATGTTCTATCAAAAAAACGATCCAAAAGGCGGGATCTTTTATGTGATAATtatgaagaaataaatgatGAGATGGAAGAGTGGAATAAATATTTGCATATAGTTTATGAAGTTGATTCAGATGACCCAGAGTTAGataattatttgaaaaaaaaaatttataataaaaaaaataaatacacacTCATTCTAAGCTAA
- a CDS encoding fam-a protein gives MNKGYIKTAFVLLSLIVYSSNRAIASESVPDVGNSNTVSKKNIASSNENREKGNLQACIDPEETEKATEIMDKAIYRLKHHDYLNNGYNYYFLREIKGSICFTKYGDNDIARFYLRIRNQNNYNKIVKMLYEAKDLYSLGSNDSKGKVIREYYPNLIMLQRSNQTRNTPPNKYNFSLSAIAEISENITIIANTSINVNDDINVNKKKKKKKTTAKSAELSKDHIDFDNAARQIVLRNMFTDFFGFIIKRESDHVSITYVEYNVRYNPCPKDLNISECKRCKGKSMLIIMRKILNTFNG, from the exons atgaataaaggGTACATTAAAACAGCTTTTGTTCTTTTAAGTTTGATTGTATACTCGAGCAATAGAGCCATTGCAAGTGAGTCAGTTCCAGATGTGGGAAATTCTAACACCgtttctaaaaaaaatattgc TAGTTCGAATGAAAATCGTGAAAAAGGGAACTTACAAGCGTGTATTGATCCTGAAGAAACTGAAAAAGCAACAGAAATTATGGACAAAGCTATATATCGCTTAAAACACCATGATTATCTTAATAACGgttacaattattattttttaagggAAATAAAAGGATCTATATGTTTTACGAAATATGGAGATAATGACATTGCAAGATTTTATCTTAGGATCCGCAATCAAAataat tataataaaatagtaaaaatgttatatgaAGCCAAGGATTTATATAGTTTAGGCTCCAATGATAGTAAag GAAAAGTTATTCGTGAATACTATCcaaatttaataatgttACAAAGATCTAATCAAACCCGAAATACACCAcccaataaatataattttagcTTATCTGCAATAGCTGAA atatcagaaaatataacaataattgCCAATACATCTATAAATGTAAATGACGACATCAAtgtcaataaaaaaaaaaaaaaaaaaaagactaCCGCAAAAAGTGCAGAATTATCCAAAGATCATATTGATTTTGACAATGCTGCTAGACAGATAGTATTAAGAAATATGTTTACTGATTTTTTTggatttattattaaaagagaAAGTGATCATGTTAGTATTACCTATGTCGAATAT AATGTTCGCTATAACCCATGTCCAAAAGATTTGAATATAAGCGAATGTAAAAGATGTAAAGGAAAAAGTATGTTAATTATAATGAGAAAAATCCTAAACACCTTTAATGGTTAA
- a CDS encoding fam-b protein gives MFFSSIICFFEYAQNELYYANERSTCLKRNVINFRNNTILADPYNKARDIIYGFRKELEEVKKELGNKRNCELSILTIQDKIIKYQNTKTLNN, from the exons atgtttttttcttcaattatttgtttttttgaatatgcCCAAAAT GAATTATACTATGCAAATGAGAGAAGCACATGCCTTAAAAGGAATGTAATAAACTTTAGAAATAATACGATATTAGCAGATCCATATAATAAAGCGAGAGACATAATTTATGGATTTCGAAAAGAATTAGAAGAAGTAAAAAAAGAGCTTGGCAATAAAAGGAATTGTGAATTATCAATACTAACAATAcaagataaaataattaagtATCAGAACACGAAGACTTTAAACAATTGA